From a single Okeanomitos corallinicola TIOX110 genomic region:
- a CDS encoding Uma2 family endonuclease: MKITPWMQGKLTMTVTTAKWSLDDYHRMIEIGLLVSRKVELLNGEIINMAPEGAEHAQINTDSAEYLRELLGSKALVRDAKPITIPESNSEPEPDLAIVEAQRAIYRSHHPYPENIFWLIEYSQTTLSKDLDIKRKTYSAASIPEYWVVDLKNQQIKVFREPINGDYSQELTLTSGEISPLAFPEIKVSIQRLLKGF; encoded by the coding sequence ATGAAAATTACACCCTGGATGCAAGGAAAACTCACCATGACAGTTACTACTGCTAAATGGAGTTTAGACGACTATCATCGCATGATTGAAATTGGCCTTTTAGTTAGTCGTAAGGTTGAACTACTAAATGGAGAAATTATCAACATGGCACCGGAAGGAGCAGAACACGCACAAATTAATACTGACTCTGCTGAATATTTGCGGGAATTACTCGGTTCAAAAGCATTGGTAAGAGATGCAAAACCTATTACTATTCCTGAAAGTAATTCAGAACCAGAACCAGATTTAGCAATAGTGGAAGCACAGCGTGCTATTTATCGCAGTCACCATCCTTATCCTGAAAATATATTTTGGTTAATCGAATATTCTCAAACTACCCTGAGTAAAGATTTAGATATAAAACGCAAAACATACTCTGCTGCATCAATTCCTGAATATTGGGTAGTAGATTTAAAGAATCAACAAATCAAAGTGTTTAGAGAGCCAATAAATGGTGATTATTCCCAAGAATTAACCTTGACTTCAGGTGAAATATCTCCGTTAGCATTTCCAGAAATTAAAGTTTCTATTCAACGTTTACTAAAAGGGTTTTAA
- the thiO gene encoding glycine oxidase ThiO produces the protein MTSDVLIIGGGITGLACAVELKLRGANVTVLCRDFTAAASHAAAGMLAPDAENITDAAMLSLCQRSLTLYPEWISKLEEITGLNAGYWPSGILAPVYQKAGVNLPISQSPSLWLDQATINQYQPGLSTDVVGGWWYPDNGQVDNRYLVKVLRNAAESLGVIFKDGVAVEAIAQQQGQVIGVQTNTGFLKADHYLLAAGAWSNQILPLPVRPCKGQMLRLRVPEFLTELPLTRVLFGENIYIVPRRDRSIILGATVEDVGFTPDNTPAGIHSLLAAATRLYPPLADYPIQEMWWGFRPATPDELPILGESHCSNLTIATGHYRNGVLLAPVTANLIADMILSQKTDPLLTNFHYSRFQNIPFKTQSSTTSMLTHPANFTNGHSKTLSLQPTEFNLQDPGLVIAGKTFQSRLMTGTGKYRSIEEMQKSVAASGCQIVTVAVRRVQNNAPGHEGLAEALDWGKIWMLPNTAGCQTAEEAIRVARLGREMAKLLGQEDNNFVKLEVIPDAKYLLPDPIGTLQAAEQLVKEGFAVLPYINADPMLAKRLEEVGCATVMPLAAPIGSGQGLQTTANIQIIIENAQVPVVVDAGIGAPSEAAQAMELGADALLINSAIALAENAPAMAYAMGLAAVAGRMAYLAGRMPMKSYASASSPLTGTITG, from the coding sequence ATGACTAGCGACGTTTTAATTATTGGTGGTGGTATTACCGGGTTGGCTTGTGCTGTTGAATTGAAGTTACGGGGTGCAAATGTTACTGTGCTTTGCCGTGATTTTACAGCCGCAGCCAGCCACGCCGCCGCAGGAATGTTAGCACCTGATGCTGAGAATATCACTGATGCAGCAATGCTTTCTTTGTGTCAGCGATCGCTCACTTTATACCCAGAGTGGATTAGTAAATTAGAAGAAATTACAGGTTTAAATGCAGGTTATTGGCCTTCTGGCATTCTTGCCCCAGTATATCAGAAGGCAGGAGTTAATCTACCTATTTCCCAGTCTCCAAGCTTGTGGTTAGATCAAGCAACCATTAACCAATATCAGCCCGGTTTGAGTACAGATGTAGTTGGCGGCTGGTGGTATCCTGATAATGGTCAAGTTGATAATCGGTATTTAGTGAAGGTTTTACGCAATGCTGCTGAGTCTTTGGGTGTAATATTTAAGGATGGGGTAGCGGTTGAGGCGATCGCCCAACAACAAGGACAGGTGATCGGTGTGCAAACTAATACAGGTTTCCTCAAAGCAGATCATTATCTTTTAGCCGCTGGTGCTTGGTCAAATCAAATCTTACCTTTGCCAGTGCGTCCCTGCAAAGGACAAATGTTACGGTTGCGAGTACCGGAATTTTTAACAGAATTACCTTTAACAAGGGTTTTATTTGGTGAAAATATTTACATTGTTCCCCGGAGAGATCGTTCAATTATTTTAGGTGCAACCGTTGAAGATGTAGGTTTTACCCCCGATAATACACCAGCAGGAATACACTCTTTACTGGCAGCCGCAACCCGTCTTTATCCCCCATTAGCAGATTATCCTATCCAAGAAATGTGGTGGGGTTTTCGTCCTGCAACCCCCGATGAATTACCGATTTTAGGTGAAAGTCATTGTAGTAATTTAACTATAGCTACAGGTCATTATCGGAATGGAGTGTTACTTGCACCAGTCACAGCAAATTTAATTGCTGACATGATATTGTCACAAAAAACCGATCCTCTGTTAACCAATTTCCATTATTCCCGCTTTCAAAATATACCCTTTAAAACCCAGTCATCTACAACATCAATGCTTACCCATCCCGCTAATTTTACTAACGGACATAGTAAAACTTTATCCCTACAACCTACAGAATTTAATCTCCAAGATCCAGGTTTAGTCATTGCTGGTAAAACCTTTCAATCTCGCTTGATGACAGGAACAGGGAAATATCGCAGCATTGAAGAAATGCAAAAAAGCGTCGCCGCTAGTGGTTGTCAAATTGTTACCGTAGCTGTCAGAAGGGTACAAAACAATGCCCCAGGCCATGAAGGTTTAGCAGAAGCCTTAGATTGGGGTAAAATCTGGATGTTGCCTAATACTGCTGGTTGTCAAACTGCCGAAGAAGCTATCAGAGTGGCACGGTTAGGAAGGGAAATGGCCAAGTTATTGGGACAGGAAGATAACAACTTTGTCAAGTTAGAAGTTATACCAGATGCCAAGTATTTACTTCCAGATCCTATAGGAACTTTGCAAGCTGCGGAACAGTTGGTAAAAGAAGGCTTTGCCGTATTGCCTTATATTAACGCTGATCCAATGTTAGCAAAGCGGTTAGAAGAAGTAGGTTGTGCTACAGTGATGCCTTTAGCCGCACCTATTGGTTCAGGACAAGGGTTACAAACTACTGCCAATATTCAGATTATTATTGAAAATGCCCAAGTACCGGTAGTAGTTGATGCGGGTATTGGTGCGCCTTCAGAAGCTGCACAAGCAATGGAATTAGGCGCAGATGCGTTGTTAATTAATAGTGCGATCGCATTAGCTGAAAATGCCCCAGCAATGGCTTATGCAATGGGGTTAGCCGCAGTAGCTGGTCGAATGGCTTATTTAGCGGGGAGAATGCCGATGAAGAGTTACGCTAGTGCTAGTTCTCCTTTGACGGGTACTATTACTGGTTAA
- the argS gene encoding arginine--tRNA ligase: MNATQEQLKLKLQQALVGAFGDEYVGVDPVLEPAKNPKFGDFQANVALSLSKQLGMQPRAIATAIVEKLDVSEICELPEIAGPGFINLKIKTSYLETQLNAIIKDERLGVPKTQNPQKEIVDFSSPNIAKEMHVGHLRSTIIGDCIARILEFRGHEVLRLNHVGDWGTQFGMLIAYLREVSPEALTTANALNIGDLVNFYRQAKQRFDNDENFQETARQEVVKLQAGAEDTLHAWKLLCEQSRKEFKVIYDLLDIKLEERGESFYNPYLPKVVEDLETAGLVEENQGAKCVFLEGFTNREGDPLPLIVQKTDGGYNYATTDLASVRYRIQEDQAKRIIYVTDVGQTNHFNQFFQAAEKANWIPEEVELIHVTFGLVLGEDGKKFKTRSGDTVRLKDLLDEAISRARKDIESRLEKDEREETEEFIKNVAEVVGLSAVKYADLSHNRTKDYVFSYDQMLALKGNTAPYMLYAYVRTQGISREGNIDFDNLGENAKVLLTEPTEFTLAKHLLQLDEVISEVEQELLPHRLCDYLYNLSDKFNKFYENCPVLKSEEPTKTSRLILCHLTARTLKLGLDLLGIKVLERM; the protein is encoded by the coding sequence ATGAACGCTACACAAGAACAACTTAAACTCAAATTACAACAGGCTTTAGTGGGTGCTTTTGGTGATGAATATGTGGGAGTAGATCCGGTTTTAGAACCAGCAAAAAATCCTAAGTTTGGTGATTTTCAAGCTAACGTAGCTTTATCCCTGAGTAAACAATTGGGAATGCAACCAAGGGCGATCGCTACTGCTATAGTAGAAAAATTAGATGTATCGGAAATTTGTGAACTACCAGAAATAGCTGGGCCTGGTTTTATTAACTTAAAAATTAAAACATCCTATTTAGAAACACAACTCAACGCTATTATTAAAGATGAGCGTTTAGGAGTTCCCAAAACCCAAAACCCCCAAAAAGAAATAGTTGACTTTTCCAGTCCTAACATTGCCAAAGAAATGCACGTAGGACATTTACGTTCTACCATTATTGGTGATTGTATAGCCAGAATTTTAGAATTTCGCGGACATGAAGTATTAAGATTAAATCATGTCGGTGATTGGGGTACACAATTTGGGATGTTAATTGCTTATTTACGGGAAGTTTCCCCAGAAGCACTTACCACAGCCAACGCCTTAAATATTGGTGATTTAGTTAATTTTTACCGTCAAGCAAAACAACGATTTGATAACGACGAAAACTTTCAAGAAACCGCACGTCAAGAAGTTGTGAAATTACAAGCAGGAGCAGAAGATACACTTCATGCTTGGAAATTATTATGTGAACAATCAAGAAAAGAATTTAAAGTAATTTATGATTTACTTGATATCAAATTAGAAGAAAGAGGAGAATCATTTTATAACCCTTATTTACCCAAAGTAGTAGAAGATTTAGAAACAGCAGGATTAGTAGAAGAAAACCAAGGAGCAAAATGTGTTTTCTTGGAAGGTTTTACCAACAGAGAAGGTGATCCTTTACCATTAATTGTGCAAAAAACAGATGGTGGTTATAACTATGCAACCACAGATTTAGCATCTGTTCGTTACCGCATTCAAGAAGATCAAGCAAAACGGATTATATATGTCACTGATGTAGGACAAACTAACCACTTTAATCAATTTTTTCAAGCCGCAGAAAAAGCTAATTGGATACCTGAAGAGGTAGAATTAATTCATGTTACCTTTGGTTTAGTTTTAGGTGAAGACGGTAAGAAATTTAAAACCCGTTCTGGGGATACAGTTAGATTAAAAGATTTATTAGATGAAGCCATTTCTCGCGCACGGAAGGATATAGAAAGCAGATTAGAAAAAGATGAACGGGAAGAAACAGAAGAATTTATCAAAAACGTAGCTGAGGTAGTTGGTTTGAGTGCGGTTAAATATGCAGATTTAAGCCATAACCGCACAAAAGACTATGTTTTTAGTTATGATCAAATGCTGGCATTGAAAGGAAATACGGCACCTTATATGTTGTATGCTTATGTGAGAACCCAAGGTATTAGCAGAGAAGGAAATATAGACTTTGATAACTTAGGAGAAAATGCCAAAGTCTTATTAACAGAACCAACAGAATTTACCTTAGCAAAACATTTATTGCAACTTGATGAAGTCATCAGTGAAGTGGAACAGGAATTATTACCACATCGTTTGTGTGATTATCTATATAATCTCAGCGATAAATTCAACAAATTCTATGAAAATTGTCCGGTTTTAAAATCAGAAGAACCAACCAAAACATCACGGTTAATACTTTGTCATTTAACAGCAAGAACATTAAAACTAGGATTAGATTTACTAGGAATTAAAGTCTTAGAAAGAATGTAA
- a CDS encoding 2Fe-2S iron-sulfur cluster-binding protein → MPKVIAQGKLIECEIQANLRQVLQKNGVDLHNGGSQVINCRGLGSCGTCAVKVEGEVSAANWRDQTRRSLPPHSPTSDLRLACQTKILGDVKVTKYDGFWGQGSQIVWTPEG, encoded by the coding sequence ATGCCCAAGGTTATAGCTCAAGGTAAATTAATTGAGTGTGAAATCCAAGCCAATTTAAGACAGGTACTGCAAAAAAATGGTGTTGATCTACATAACGGTGGTTCTCAAGTTATAAATTGTCGAGGACTTGGCAGTTGTGGTACTTGTGCGGTTAAGGTAGAAGGCGAAGTATCCGCAGCAAATTGGCGTGATCAAACCAGACGTTCGCTTCCTCCCCATTCTCCTACATCAGACTTGCGTTTAGCTTGTCAAACGAAGATATTAGGTGATGTGAAGGTAACAAAATATGATGGTTTTTGGGGTCAAGGTTCTCAAATAGTTTGGACACCAGAAGGTTAA
- a CDS encoding aldose epimerase encodes MFTITEEQRQYKTYVLSDTAAGSQLEVVPEKGGIITRWRVKGEEILYLDVERFTNPELSVRGGVPILFPICGNLPDNTYTYNGKQYTLKQHGFGRDLPWQVAEKVTEGKASLSVVLKSNELTRAVYPFDFQLTFTYTLQGNYLVIDQVYQNLSAVPMPFSAGFHPYFQCADKSQLEFDIPSGQYLDQKTKEMHPFNGNFDFERDEMDFAFGHLRSQSAAVTDHSRKLKLTLDYDDVYAMLVFWTLKGKDFYCLEPWTAGRNSLNTGENLTLLEPGASKTTSVKLTADFF; translated from the coding sequence ATATTTACTATCACAGAAGAACAACGACAATACAAAACCTACGTTCTTTCTGATACTGCTGCTGGTTCTCAACTAGAGGTAGTACCAGAAAAAGGCGGTATTATCACCCGTTGGCGTGTTAAAGGTGAAGAAATTCTCTATTTAGATGTGGAAAGGTTTACTAACCCAGAGTTGAGTGTTCGTGGTGGTGTACCAATTTTGTTTCCTATCTGCGGGAATTTACCAGATAATACTTACACTTATAACGGCAAACAATACACTCTTAAACAACATGGTTTTGGTCGAGATTTACCTTGGCAAGTTGCAGAAAAAGTAACAGAAGGTAAAGCAAGTTTAAGTGTTGTACTTAAAAGTAATGAACTGACAAGGGCTGTTTATCCTTTTGATTTTCAGCTAACTTTTACTTATACGCTGCAAGGTAATTATTTAGTAATTGACCAAGTTTATCAAAATCTTTCTGCTGTGCCTATGCCTTTTTCGGCTGGGTTTCATCCCTATTTTCAATGTGCTGATAAGTCTCAGTTAGAGTTTGATATTCCTTCTGGACAGTATCTAGACCAGAAAACGAAGGAAATGCACCCGTTTAACGGTAATTTCGATTTTGAGCGGGATGAGATGGATTTTGCGTTTGGTCATTTGCGGAGTCAGTCCGCTGCTGTGACGGATCATAGCCGCAAGTTAAAATTGACCCTTGATTATGATGATGTTTATGCTATGCTGGTGTTCTGGACGTTAAAGGGTAAAGATTTTTATTGTCTTGAACCTTGGACGGCTGGTCGCAACTCCCTCAATACTGGCGAAAATCTGACTTTGTTAGAGCCAGGAGCAAGCAAAACTACCTCGGTGAAATTAACTGCGGATTTTTTCTAA
- the pdhA gene encoding pyruvate dehydrogenase (acetyl-transferring) E1 component subunit alpha translates to MVQERTLPTFDTATVQITKEEGLGLYEDMVLGRFFEDKCAEMYYRGKMFGFVHLYNGQEAVSSGIIRGAMRPGEDFVSSTYRDHVHALSAGVPAREVMAELFGKATGCSKGRGGSMHMFSAEHRLLGGYAFVAEGIPVASGAAFQTKYRREVLGDKNADQVTACFFGDGAANNGQFFETLNMAALWKLPIIFVVENNKWAIGMAHDRATSDPAIYKKASVFNMVGVEVDGMDILAVRQVAQEAVARARAGEGPTLIEALTYRFRGHSLADPDELRSKEEKEFWFSRDPIKKLGTYLVENSLATPEELKEIEKKIQDVINDAVKFAESSPEPDSSELYRFIFAEDE, encoded by the coding sequence ATGGTTCAAGAACGCACGTTACCCACATTTGATACTGCCACCGTCCAGATTACTAAAGAAGAAGGGCTGGGATTATATGAAGATATGGTTTTAGGGCGCTTTTTTGAAGATAAATGCGCCGAAATGTACTACCGAGGCAAAATGTTTGGTTTTGTCCATTTGTACAATGGTCAAGAAGCGGTTTCCAGTGGTATTATTCGGGGCGCAATGCGACCTGGTGAAGATTTCGTTTCCAGTACCTACCGTGATCACGTTCATGCTTTGAGTGCGGGAGTACCAGCACGGGAAGTAATGGCGGAACTATTTGGGAAAGCCACAGGTTGCAGTAAAGGTCGCGGTGGTTCAATGCATATGTTTTCTGCTGAACACCGTTTATTGGGTGGCTATGCTTTCGTAGCTGAAGGTATTCCTGTCGCATCTGGGGCAGCTTTTCAAACTAAATACCGTCGGGAAGTCTTGGGAGATAAGAATGCCGATCAAGTAACGGCTTGTTTCTTTGGAGATGGTGCTGCTAACAACGGTCAATTTTTTGAGACATTAAATATGGCAGCACTATGGAAACTGCCAATTATTTTTGTGGTAGAAAACAACAAGTGGGCAATTGGGATGGCTCACGATCGCGCTACATCAGATCCAGCAATTTACAAAAAAGCCAGCGTCTTTAATATGGTTGGTGTAGAAGTAGACGGCATGGATATTTTAGCAGTACGTCAAGTCGCCCAAGAAGCTGTAGCCCGCGCCCGTGCAGGAGAAGGGCCGACTTTAATTGAAGCCCTTACCTATCGCTTCCGTGGTCACTCTTTGGCAGATCCTGACGAACTCCGTAGCAAGGAAGAAAAAGAATTTTGGTTCTCTCGTGATCCAATTAAAAAGTTAGGTACTTATTTGGTAGAAAACAGCCTAGCAACACCAGAAGAACTCAAAGAGATTGAAAAGAAAATTCAGGATGTAATTAATGATGCGGTGAAATTCGCAGAAAGTAGTCCTGAACCTGATTCTAGCGAGTTGTACCGCTTTATATTTGCTGAAGATGAATAA
- a CDS encoding IMS domain-containing protein, which translates to MRIPLDYYRILGLPLAASEEQLRQAYSDRIVQLPRREYSITAISSRKQLIEEAYVVLSNPQERSIYDQVYLANTYNSDRSGAKSLLENHADGSNRRHNIQSLTIDIGSDELVGALLLLQELGEYEQVLKLGRPYLVNRNKAVGVRVGSHFTSEEYSATPELPDVILTVALACLELGREQWQQGHYENAAISLETGEELLMREGLFPSVQAEIAADLCKLRPYRILELLALPQEKTNERRQGLELLHNILEERGGIDGTGNDQSGLNIDDFLRFIQQLRNHLTVTEQHKLFEAESKRPSAVATYLAVYALIARGFVQRQPALIRQAKQMLIHLGKRQDVHLEQSLCALLLGQTEEATRVLELSQEYEALAMIREKSQDSPDLLPGLCLYCEQWLQQEVFPHFRDLGRKQASLKDYFADRQVQAYLEALSNDTPTASEWAGINNQPFSSPQINAPGSRYHSNVGNGAVDHNHRDRDDSEFYNSASGQIPEPNYSSASEWHSRRYNSYQTSEMSSTQEEADTGYYNSRNVDTYADEPIPTKNRRRRKPNLFNKRERVGQNIPSSHRRRRNLANTLDSKTRLVWLVFLSLGGLLVFWVLVSTAWGWFNNFLFPGPTLQGEPLAIELNQPPVSIPNPETQPEPGKGELTTAIAEDVINTWLSVKSAALGPDHQIDRLDEILTSSAAPQWRLIVKQDIADNRHRQYTHDVKVEFVNQKANVADNAVVEATVREVTYFYESGQIKKTSQERLRVRYDLIRQQGIWRIQGMTVLKSANS; encoded by the coding sequence GTGCGAATTCCGCTTGATTACTACCGAATTTTAGGATTACCGTTAGCGGCCAGTGAGGAACAATTGCGACAAGCATATAGTGATCGCATTGTTCAATTGCCGAGACGGGAGTATTCCATTACAGCTATATCCTCTCGAAAACAACTCATAGAAGAAGCTTACGTGGTTTTATCAAATCCCCAAGAACGCAGTATTTATGATCAGGTGTACCTAGCAAACACCTACAACTCGGATCGGTCTGGGGCGAAATCGCTATTAGAAAACCACGCCGACGGTAGCAATCGCCGTCATAATATTCAAAGTTTGACCATAGACATTGGTTCAGACGAGTTAGTTGGTGCTTTATTACTTCTGCAAGAGTTGGGAGAATATGAGCAAGTTCTGAAACTAGGTCGTCCATACCTAGTGAATAGAAACAAAGCAGTAGGTGTCAGAGTAGGTAGTCATTTTACCAGTGAGGAATACTCTGCTACACCTGAACTACCAGATGTTATTCTCACAGTGGCTTTAGCCTGTTTAGAACTAGGAAGAGAACAATGGCAGCAAGGTCACTATGAAAATGCAGCCATATCCTTAGAAACTGGGGAAGAATTACTTATGCGTGAAGGTCTATTTCCTAGTGTACAAGCAGAAATAGCAGCTGATCTTTGTAAACTGAGACCATATAGAATTCTAGAGTTATTGGCACTTCCCCAAGAAAAGACTAACGAACGCCGTCAAGGTTTGGAATTATTACACAATATTTTAGAAGAGCGCGGTGGCATTGATGGTACTGGTAATGATCAGTCAGGTTTAAATATAGATGATTTTTTACGGTTTATCCAACAGTTACGCAATCATCTAACAGTTACAGAACAACATAAACTGTTTGAAGCCGAAAGTAAACGTCCATCTGCTGTGGCAACTTATTTAGCTGTTTATGCCCTAATTGCTAGGGGCTTTGTCCAACGCCAACCGGCGTTAATTCGCCAAGCCAAACAAATGTTAATTCATTTGGGCAAACGTCAAGATGTACATTTAGAGCAGTCTTTATGTGCATTGTTACTAGGACAAACGGAAGAAGCAACCCGTGTTTTAGAACTGAGTCAGGAATATGAAGCATTAGCAATGATTCGGGAAAAATCCCAAGATTCCCCAGATTTGTTACCAGGACTTTGTTTATATTGTGAGCAGTGGTTACAACAAGAAGTATTTCCTCACTTTCGAGATTTGGGGAGAAAACAAGCTTCTTTAAAAGATTATTTTGCAGATAGACAGGTACAGGCTTATTTAGAAGCTTTATCGAATGATACGCCGACGGCTAGTGAATGGGCAGGAATTAACAATCAGCCTTTTTCCTCTCCACAAATAAATGCTCCTGGTTCTCGTTACCATAGCAATGTTGGTAATGGGGCAGTTGATCATAATCACAGGGACAGGGATGATTCTGAGTTTTACAACTCGGCTAGTGGACAAATCCCAGAACCTAACTATTCTTCTGCCTCAGAATGGCATTCTCGGAGATATAACAGTTATCAAACTTCAGAAATGTCTTCTACACAGGAAGAAGCAGATACAGGTTATTACAACTCAAGAAATGTAGACACTTATGCAGATGAACCCATTCCCACTAAAAACAGGAGAAGACGCAAGCCAAATTTATTTAATAAGAGGGAGCGTGTTGGGCAAAATATCCCCAGCTCTCATCGTCGCAGACGCAACTTGGCTAATACATTAGATTCCAAAACTCGTTTAGTTTGGTTAGTATTTTTATCTCTAGGTGGTTTATTAGTTTTCTGGGTATTGGTTTCTACCGCTTGGGGATGGTTCAATAATTTTTTATTCCCAGGGCCTACGTTGCAGGGAGAACCTCTAGCCATAGAGTTGAACCAACCACCAGTTAGTATTCCTAATCCTGAAACCCAGCCAGAACCAGGAAAGGGTGAACTGACTACAGCGATCGCAGAAGACGTGATTAATACTTGGTTATCCGTTAAATCCGCAGCTTTGGGCCCAGATCATCAAATTGACCGTTTAGATGAAATTTTAACAAGTTCGGCAGCACCACAATGGCGGCTAATTGTCAAGCAAGATATAGCAGATAATCGTCATCGTCAATATACTCATGATGTCAAGGTAGAATTTGTTAACCAAAAAGCGAATGTTGCTGATAATGCAGTGGTAGAAGCGACAGTTCGGGAAGTCACATATTTTTATGAAAGTGGTCAAATTAAAAAAACTTCTCAGGAACGACTGCGAGTTCGTTATGATTTAATTCGTCAACAAGGGATTTGGCGAATCCAAGGAATGACAGTGCTAAAATCTGCAAACAGTTAA
- the cimA gene encoding citramalate synthase: MSITPSSQLWLYDTTLRDGTQREGLSVSIEDKLRIAHRLDELGIPFIEGGWPGANPKDVQFFWQLQENPLKQAEIVPFCSTRRPHTQASDEPMLQAILAAGTRWVTIFGKSWDLHVTEGLKTSLDENLAMIRDTIEYLRSQGRSVIYDAEHWFDGYKQNPDYALQTIKTAATAGAKWLVLCDTNGGTLPHEITEIVSVVIQEIGNEETTLTQSPIPQIGIHTHNDSEMAVANALAAVMAGAKMVQGTINGYGERCGNANLCSLIPNLQLKLGYSCIGEHQLNQLTETSRFVSEVVNLAPDEHAPFVGRSAFAHKGGIHVSAVERNPLTYEHIQPEQVGNRRRIVISEQSGLSNVLAKAKSLGMELNKNDPQAKQILQKMKKLESEGYQFEAAEASFALLMYEALKLRKQFFEVKGFQVNCDLVEGKETTNSLATIKVAVNGKNILEAAEGNGPVAALDAALRKALINFYPQIADFELTDYKVRILNGNTGTAAITRALVESGNGQQRWTTIGVSDNILEASYQAVVEGLEYGLLLYFQAEKVLKV, translated from the coding sequence ATGAGCATAACTCCATCTTCCCAACTTTGGCTGTATGACACTACTCTCCGAGATGGCACTCAACGGGAAGGTTTATCAGTGTCCATAGAAGATAAATTACGCATTGCCCACAGACTAGATGAACTAGGTATACCATTTATTGAAGGCGGTTGGCCAGGGGCAAACCCTAAAGATGTCCAATTCTTCTGGCAACTCCAAGAAAACCCCCTTAAACAAGCGGAAATAGTTCCTTTTTGTTCCACCCGTCGTCCCCACACCCAAGCCAGTGATGAACCCATGTTACAGGCGATTTTAGCCGCAGGTACGCGCTGGGTGACAATTTTCGGGAAATCCTGGGATTTGCACGTTACAGAAGGACTTAAAACCAGTCTCGATGAAAATTTAGCCATGATCCGCGACACAATTGAGTATTTACGCTCTCAAGGACGAAGTGTGATTTATGATGCTGAACATTGGTTTGATGGTTATAAACAAAACCCTGATTATGCTTTACAGACAATCAAAACAGCAGCAACAGCCGGGGCAAAATGGTTAGTTTTATGTGATACTAATGGCGGAACTTTACCCCATGAAATTACTGAAATTGTCTCAGTGGTTATTCAGGAAATCGGCAATGAAGAAACAACTCTTACCCAATCACCAATTCCCCAAATAGGTATTCACACTCATAATGATTCAGAAATGGCTGTGGCTAATGCTTTAGCAGCAGTTATGGCAGGTGCAAAAATGGTACAGGGTACTATAAATGGTTATGGTGAACGTTGCGGTAATGCTAACCTGTGTTCTCTGATTCCTAATTTACAATTAAAGCTTGGTTATAGCTGTATCGGTGAACACCAGCTAAATCAACTTACAGAAACCAGTCGCTTTGTTAGTGAAGTTGTCAATCTCGCACCTGATGAACACGCACCTTTTGTGGGACGTTCGGCTTTTGCTCATAAGGGTGGGATTCATGTCTCTGCGGTAGAACGTAACCCTTTAACCTATGAACATATTCAGCCAGAACAGGTGGGAAACCGTCGTCGAATTGTGATTTCTGAACAGTCTGGTTTAAGTAATGTTTTAGCTAAGGCGAAAAGTTTGGGAATGGAGTTGAATAAAAATGATCCCCAGGCTAAACAAATTCTCCAAAAAATGAAAAAATTGGAGAGTGAAGGTTATCAATTTGAAGCCGCAGAAGCGAGTTTTGCATTGTTAATGTATGAGGCTTTGAAACTGCGAAAACAGTTTTTTGAGGTAAAGGGTTTTCAGGTAAATTGTGATTTGGTTGAGGGGAAGGAAACTACTAACTCTTTAGCTACAATTAAGGTGGCTGTAAATGGTAAAAATATTCTGGAAGCAGCGGAAGGTAATGGGCCTGTAGCGGCTTTGGATGCTGCTTTACGTAAGGCTTTAATTAATTTTTATCCACAAATTGCTGATTTTGAATTGACAGATTATAAGGTAAGAATCCTGAATGGAAATACAGGTACAGCAGCTATAACCCGCGCTTTGGTTGAGTCAGGAAATGGTCAACAACGTTGGACTACTATTGGAGTTTCTGATAATATTTTGGAGGCTTCCTATCAAGCTGTAGTTGAAGGTTTAGAATATGGCTTGTTGTTGTATTTCCAAGCAGAGAAGGTTTTGAAGGTTTAA